From Leguminivora glycinivorella isolate SPB_JAAS2020 chromosome 24, LegGlyc_1.1, whole genome shotgun sequence, a single genomic window includes:
- the LOC125238940 gene encoding uncharacterized protein LOC125238940 — translation MNYLLYFFQLVIIQYTTAQVFSSLGGRKFLNNQNCGNLPLATNFANNANLLANIGQTNQLSNNIIAQNNLGQEYLISNANYASNIPSNINLASSNSGIASSNIGLSNNNIGLTSNIGVSNIGSEVFYKKAPMYANVVKPPREYGIEFSSGALQVGGNVEVNGRMPFNANVALNGAVPAQGLGAVDYRCDKLGEEN, via the exons ATGAATTATTTGCTGTAttttttccaacttgtcataatacag tACACAACAGCACAAGTCTTCAGCAGCCTTGGAGGGCGAAAATTCCTAAACAACCAAAACTGTGGCAATTTACCTCTAGCAACCAATTTTGCCAACAACGCCAATCTCCTAGCCAATATTGGCCAAACAAACCAACTATCCAATAACATCATTGCACAGAATAACTTAGGACAAGAATATCTAATAAGCAACGCAAATTACGCTAGCAACATACCCAGCAATATCAATTTAGCTAGCAGCAACAGTGGGATAGCTAGCAGCAACATTGGCCTATCTAACAACAATATTGGTTTGACTAGCAATATAGGCGTAAGCAACATTGGCAGTGAAGTCTTTTACAAAAAAGCCCCAATGTATGCTAATGTTGTCAAACCTCCAAGAGAATATGGTATTGAGTTTTCATCAGGGGCGTTGCAAGTTGGTGGTAATGTTGAAGTGAATGGGAGGATGCCTTTCAACGCTAATGTTGCACTGAATGGGGCAGTGCCGGCGCAGGGATTGGGAGCAGTGGATTATAGGTGTGACAAGCTGGGAGAAGAGAACTAG
- the LOC125238821 gene encoding putative uncharacterized transmembrane protein DDB_G0292500 → MDVNNRPLNLNNNPADVNNNPADVNNSPVDVNNNPVDANNNPVDANNNPVDVNNNPADVNNPKKQYSP, encoded by the coding sequence ATGGATGTCAACAACAGACCTTTAAATCTCAACAACAATCCTGCGGATGTCAACAACAACCCTGCGGATGTCAACAACAGTCCTGTGGATGTCAACAACAACCCTGTGGATGCCAACAACAACCCTGTGGATGCCAACAACAATCCTGTGGATGTCAACAACAACCCTGCGGATGTCAACAATCCCAAAAAACAGTATTCGCCGTAG
- the LOC125238785 gene encoding uncharacterized protein LOC125238785, translating into MWNNIVCVLLIHGLFVNAFPANEGVGINANDKHLTVPIRGKAEFSGTAPASGRAAFTTHTPCPEVTLPFIPNAPENGPLPKNIMLGATLADAILAEAGREIDAKLAEIDAFVENELERMGPQLQVAMKGGATSDIESALDSTLQKMESEISTELSNLDKFIDSELEKAEEVVKSALRKVESEMERNNNAIGQTVTKQMTEQEALTQLAMLILQAFVESKLAETENVVKSDLEKVNAFVNKELQKVDATAESRTGKIYKDVEKELEKTDTRMKSEVSEIESRVRSKLDKTESLVESESDKVGEFLDAQLAKTETFVDMEIAKIKSVVEAELLKVDNALDGVNDCCTMYSNSVPMMQPVPLYLQSYPACETLCYESCTPMLPYTGFTPPIIGTPNPTIALNPVPYDSQCLRYNTQCAAPVLYHRTQLPAVNVIQGTARAVGNIKLFAQFPCPPLEANQIGPDGKKYIWIKKKSADEEKPSRRKLEFPDFSEFPEAATEAYEKLHSDPDDRADLPVGRNIKHK; encoded by the exons gcaTTTCCCGCCAATGAAGGAGTGGGAATTAACGCCAATGACAAACATCTAACAGTACCTATACGTGGCAAGGCAGAGTTCAGCGGGACTGCCCCAGCTAGTGGAAGAGCGGCTTTCACTACACATACACCTT GCCCAGAAGTTACGCTACCATTTATTCCTAATGCGCCAGAAAATGGTCCTTTACCTAAAAATATTATGCTAGGAGCTACATTAGCGGACGCCATTCTCGCAGAGGCCGGTAGAGAAATAGATGCCAAATTGGCTGAAATAGATGCGTTCGTAGAAAACGAATTAGAAAGGATGGGACCACAATTACAAGTTGCAATGAAAGGTGGAGCCACTTCAGACATAGAGAGTGCTCTTGACTCGACTCTTCAAAAAATGGAATCTGAAATCTCCACAGAATTATCTAACTTAGATAAGTTTATTGACTCAGAACTAGAAAAAGCTGAAGAAGTAGTAAAATCAGCACTAAGAAAAGTAGAATCAGAAATGGAAAGAAATAACAACGCAATCGGTCAAACAGTAACAAAACAAATGACGGAACAAGAAGCGTTAACACAACTAGCGATGCTAATCTTACAAGCGTTTGTTGAATCAAAACTCGCTGAAACAGAAAATGTAGTCAAATCTGATTTGGAAAAGGTAAATGCGTTTGTGAATAAAGAGCTACAAAAGGTCGACGCTACAGCTGAGTCAAGAACAGGTAAAATATACAAAGATGTAGAAAAAGAATTGGAAAAAACTGATACGAGAATGAAATCGGAAGTTTCAGAAATAGAATCGAGAGTAAGATCAAAACTTGACAAAACAGAATCACTCGTAGAATCAGAATCAGACAAAGTTGGTGAATTTTTGGATGCACAGTTGGCTAAAACTGAAACTTTTGTAGATATGGAAATAGCCAAAATTAAATCAGTTGTGGAAGCGGAATTACTAAAAGTTGACAATGCATTGGATGGTGTTAATGATTGTTGTACAATGTACAGTAACA GTGTTCCTATGATGCAGCCAGTTCCATTATATCTTCAGAGCTATCCAGCGTGTGAAACTCTCTGCTACGAAtcat GTACTCCAATGCTACCTTATACTGGCTTCACTCCACCTATTATAGGTACTCCGAACCCAACAATAGCTCTAAACCCAGTGCCTTACGACAGTCAATGCCTTCGATACAATACACAATGTGCAG CGCCAGTCCTGTACCATAGGACGCAACTGCCTGCGGTGAACGTCATACAAGGAACAGCTAGGGCTGTGGGCAACATCAAACTCTTTGCCCAATTCCCAT GTCCACCATTGGAGGCGAACCAAATAGGCCCGGATGGAAAGAAATATATATGGATTAAGAAGAAATCTGCTGATGAAG AAAAACCTTCCCGAAGAAAACTGGAATTCCCTGATTTCTCAGAATTCCCGGAAGCTGCCACAGAAGCCTATGAGAAACTTCACAGTGATCCAGATGATAGAGCTGATCTGCCTGTAGGGAGAAATATTaagcacaaataa